A region of the Myxococcota bacterium genome:
ATCTCCTCCGAATGCGCGTTGGTGATGACGAAGTTCGGCCGGAAACGCCGCACCTCGAAACGCGAGCCGGGTTCCTTCTCGGTCATCCGCTCGAGCACCGTGTCGGTCAGGAGCAGCAGGGGAAACGCGTCGAAGTAGGTGCCCGGCGGCGACTCGAACTCGAGGAGCTCCGGTGGGAACTTGCCCAGGTCGGGCAAGGGCTCGCCCTCGGCCCGCCCGAAGATGGCGCGCAGCTCGGTCTCGAGATTGTCGTGGCTGGGCTGGCCTCGCCGGTAGTGATCCAGGGCGTCGGCCGGAAGCAGCGGCCACAGGCTGACCTCGTGCTCCAGCGCGGCCGTCAGGCGCTCGTTCACGTCGCGCGCCCCGGTCTCGACCCGGCTGCCGTCGGGGAGCGTGATCTCGGCCGGGCTCGAGCCCGTGTCGGCCGGCTCCTGGCCGTAGCGCGCCGAGAGGGTCATCAGCGCCGGGATCTTCTTCCCACCGCGAATCCCGCCGCGCACCTCGTCGCGGACCGCCCAGGCGCGGTCGCCGGGCAACCCGCCGGCCCCGAGCGCCACTTCGGAGAGCGTCTCGCCGCCCATACTCTTCACCGGATAGCGATGGATCTCGCGAATCGAGCCGACCTGCATGACTGGACTCCCCTGGCCCGACGTGGCATCTCTCGGGTGCGGCGCGAGGATGGGCGCCGTGCTGGCGGCCCGCAAGTCAGCTCGCCTCCGGAGTCGCGTCCCGTGAATCAGGTCCGCAACGCTTGAGTTCCTCCGCCCCCGCCCTGACGCCGAAGCGCTACGTCGCGCTCGGGGACAGCCAGACCGAAGGCCTCCACGACTACCACCCCGATGGTTCGCCGCGGGGTTGGGCGGACCGATTCGCGGAACACCTCTCCGACGCGTCGCCCGATCTCCGCTACGCCAACCTCGCCGTCCGCGGCAAGCGCACCCGCGAAGTGCTGGAGGACCAGCTCGAGGCGGCCCTCGCGCTCTCCCCCGATCTCGCGACGGTCGTGTCGGGCGTGAACGATGTCGTGCGCCCGGGTGCCGACGTCGCCGCCGTCGCGGGCGACCTCGAGCACATGTACCGGGAGCTCACGCACACCGGCTGCTTCGTGATGGGCTGCACGTTCCCCCTCCCGACGGTCGGGCTCACGCGGCGCTTCGCCCCGTCCCTTCGAGCGTTGAACGCGGCCGTGCGCGAAGCCGCGGCGCGACACGGTGTGCTGCTGGTCGAGATCGAGAACATGCCTTCCGCCGCCGACCTGCGTCTGTGGAACGCCGACCGCATCCATCTGAACCCTGAAGGCCACCGGTTGCTGGGCGCAGCGTTCGCCGGCGTCTTCGACGGTGCGCCCGACGGCGAGTGGACGCGCCCGCTCCCGCCCGCTCGATCCCTTTCGCGGCTCCGCGAAGCCGCCGCCGAGTCGCTGTGGATCGCGCGCTTCGTCATCCCGAAGGTGATCCGCACCCTGCGCGGGGTGTCGTCGGGAGATGGTCGTTCGGCGAAGCGACCGCAGCTCACCGCGATACGTCACCCCTGACGTGCTTCGCTTGTCTCGAGACCGGGAGGCCCCCATGACCCCCTCGAACCTTCGCGTCATCGCCCTGCTCTGTTGGGCGCTCGTCCTCGGCTGCGCCAACGCGCCCCACGACCCGAGCGCCGTGCCCGACGGAATCAACGACGTCTTCCTCGACGAGGAGATGAGCGTCGACCGGTTCGTCGAACGCTTCGAGGGCGAATCGCGCGACGTCTACGCCCAGCGCTTCGCGATCGTCCGCGCCCTCGACCTGGCGCCCGGCGACGTGGTCGCCGACATCGGAGCGGGCACCGGGTTCTTCTCGAAGCTCTTCTCGAAAGCGGTCGGCCCCAGCGGACGCGTCTTCGCCGTCGAGATCTCGCCGCGCTTCCTCGACCACCTGCGCGCCGAGCAGACCTCGCTCGAAACGAACAACTGGACCGTCGTCGAGGGCACGGCGCGGTCGGTCGCGCTGGACCCCGCATCCACCGACGTCGCCTTTCTCTGCGATGTGTACCACCACTTCGAACACCCCGAGGCGACGCTGGCCAGCCTGCGCGAAGCCATCCGCCCCGGCGGATCCCTCGTGCTCGTCGATTTTCACCGCATCCCCGGCGTTTCGACCGAGTTCATCCTGAACCACGTGCGCGCAGATCGCGCCGTCTTCCAGGCCGAGATCGAGGCGGCGGGTTTCCGATTCGAGGAGGCGCTCGTGATCGACGGCCTCGACGACAACTACGTGTTGCGCTTCCGCCGCGACGCCAAAGGGCCCGGCGCTGTCGACGCGGGGTGAGCGAGGTCGGCCCGCTCGTCAGCACTCCCTGGGCGCACCCGCGCCCGCTTGGCGATACCCTCGCCCCTCCCGGCATCCGCGGCTCGCCCGCGGGACGCCTCGCCAGGAGCGCACATGAGCGGCTACGAGGAATCCTCGGTCCCGGACCAGTCCGGCAAGACGATCTTCATCACGGGCGCGAACACGGGCATCGGCTTCGAGGCCGCCCGGGTGCTGGCCGAGCGCGGCGCGCGCGTCCTGCTCGGCTGTCGCTCGGAGGAGAAGGCCCAGGAGGCGATCGCGGCGATTCGTGCCGCGCGCGACGACGCCGACGTCGCGTGGGTACCCCTCGAGCTCGCGAGCTTGAAGTCCGTGGCATCGGCAGCCGAACAGGTGAACCGCGAACCGCGCCTCGACGCCCTGGTGAACAACGCCGGCGTGATGGTGCCTCCGAAGACCCTCACCGAAGAGGGTTTCGAGCTCCAATTCGGCGT
Encoded here:
- a CDS encoding SGNH/GDSL hydrolase family protein, yielding MSSSAPALTPKRYVALGDSQTEGLHDYHPDGSPRGWADRFAEHLSDASPDLRYANLAVRGKRTREVLEDQLEAALALSPDLATVVSGVNDVVRPGADVAAVAGDLEHMYRELTHTGCFVMGCTFPLPTVGLTRRFAPSLRALNAAVREAAARHGVLLVEIENMPSAADLRLWNADRIHLNPEGHRLLGAAFAGVFDGAPDGEWTRPLPPARSLSRLREAAAESLWIARFVIPKVIRTLRGVSSGDGRSAKRPQLTAIRHP
- a CDS encoding methyltransferase, with the translated sequence MTPSNLRVIALLCWALVLGCANAPHDPSAVPDGINDVFLDEEMSVDRFVERFEGESRDVYAQRFAIVRALDLAPGDVVADIGAGTGFFSKLFSKAVGPSGRVFAVEISPRFLDHLRAEQTSLETNNWTVVEGTARSVALDPASTDVAFLCDVYHHFEHPEATLASLREAIRPGGSLVLVDFHRIPGVSTEFILNHVRADRAVFQAEIEAAGFRFEEALVIDGLDDNYVLRFRRDAKGPGAVDAG
- a CDS encoding MOSC N-terminal beta barrel domain-containing protein, coding for MQVGSIREIHRYPVKSMGGETLSEVALGAGGLPGDRAWAVRDEVRGGIRGGKKIPALMTLSARYGQEPADTGSSPAEITLPDGSRVETGARDVNERLTAALEHEVSLWPLLPADALDHYRRGQPSHDNLETELRAIFGRAEGEPLPDLGKFPPELLEFESPPGTYFDAFPLLLLTDTVLERMTEKEPGSRFEVRRFRPNFVITNAHSEEMMPELAWCGRRLRLGEAVLRVNMECPRCVMVTHGFDDLPKDPVVMRALVRELGGNLGVYASVETPGRVRTGDVVELLSD